One Miscanthus floridulus cultivar M001 chromosome 11, ASM1932011v1, whole genome shotgun sequence DNA window includes the following coding sequences:
- the LOC136494098 gene encoding peroxidase 1-like produces the protein MPSMVFRLLFGFVFPLFLQSSSSAQSNPLQLGLQQSSPSGLRIGFYQYTCPNAEAIVHDEMTKIISQVPSLAGPLLRMHFHDCFVNGCDGSVLLNSSIPGVPIEKDAIPNLTLRGFGTIDRVKAKLERACPGVVSCADILALIARDVVVLTKGPHWDVPTGRRDGRRSVKQDALDNLPAPFFDAGRNLFQFFIPKGLDAKDQIVLLGGHTLGTSHCSSFADRLYNFSGTMMADPSLDKRYLPRLKSKCSNPGDTTTLVEMDPGSFRTFDASYYRHVARGRSLFASDQTLMNDAFARAYVQRQAAVADAGAYPAEFFADFAASMVKMGGVQVLTGARGEVRRHCAVVN, from the exons ATGCCCAGCATGGTTTTCAGACTTCTCTTCGGATTTGTCTTTCCTCTCTTCCTACAATCCTCATCATCAGCGCAATCCAATCCATTacaactagggctacaacaatcCTCGCCATCAGGGCTGAGGATTGGCTTTTACCAGTACACGTGTCCGAATGCGGAGGCCATTGTTCACGATGAAATGACCAAGATCATCTCCCAAGTCCCAAGCCTCGCTGGGCCTCTGCTCCGGATGCACTTCCATGATTGCTTTGTGAAT GGTTGCGATGGTTCTGTTCTTCTGAATAGCAGCATACCGGGAGTACCAATCGAGAAGGATGCAATTCCGAACCTCACCTTGCGAGGCTTTGGCACGATCGACCGTGTGAAGGCGAAGCTGGAGCGGGCCTGCCCTGGAGTGGTGTCATGTGCTGATATCTTGGCTCTGATAGCAAGGGACGTTGTTGTACTG ACCAAAGGGCCTCATTGGGATGTTCCAACCGGGCGGAGAGATGGAAGAAGATCTGTGAAGCAAGATGCTCTGGACAACCTCCCTGCGCCCTTCTTTGATGCTGGTCGGAACCTGTTCCAGTTCTTCATCCCCAAGGGCCTCGATGCCAAGGATCAGATTGTTCTGCTAG GAGGGCACACTCTGGGGACCTCCCACTGCTCGTCGTTCGCGGACCGGCTGTACAACTTCAGCGGCACGATGATGGCGGACCCGTCGCTGGACAAGCGGTACCTGCCGcggctgaagagcaagtgcagcAACCCCGGCGACACGACGACGCTGGTGGAGATGGACCCCGGCAGCTTCCGCACGTTCGACGCGAGCTACTACCGGCACGTCGCCAGGGGCCGGTCGCTCTTCGCCTCCGACCAGACGCTCATGAACGACGCCTTCGCCAGGGCCTACGTCCAGCGGCAGGCAGCCGTGGCCGACGCCGGCGCCTACCCCGCCGAGTTCTTCGCCGACTTCGCCGCGTCCATGGTGAAGATGGGCGGCGTGCAGGTGCTCACCGGCGCGCGGGGGGAGGTCCGGAGGCACTGCGCCGTCGTCAACTAG
- the LOC136493767 gene encoding zinc finger BED domain-containing protein RICESLEEPER 2-like isoform X1 — MRPVSFWRILRSAMLCAAMEHHIIQQVGEHEEEEEDGMRAEAAFEGVHSHNTFRYKHKKRSKVWEEYKPVFLNGKVQFAECLYCRSRMSCKDSNGTSHLWRHQKICPAKEDAAFRRLKDSYFPCVLVNQSEPVTPSDPVNQIISETLDDINSVIPNRFKSKVWREFSPIYVEGKLQAADCVHCRKRLSANKFGGRSHLSRHLLTCQARRGYSNQKGTLYPSSAPNLKSTGQDELSPALANGKVQIAEHSSKLFRSSISADTSPIVRPIQVVPAHQPLPSQDFPSLKKQRTSLTTTTSEMRKVDQGTAYQELARMIVSHGYPLSIVEHEEMRRFVKNLNPMVHADAVSHNDMEGHCCALFQKEKAKLMDQLTLSSRRVSLSASIWTPDGAEPTVNYLCLTAHFIDNNWKVHRMIIKFGMFRSSPTDVERMIHYKEACVPESECGAYNVVWDAIRDWNLDHKLLSLTSVGEVRNDVSSSKLKETLVEKKCLPIRGKLYNVACVDDVLNTIVSKVQQNIIHLVGDMVTQFFVAHTSSLLNQQQLMEVISQMSLKCPQEDAKWWHKLYFRLEVFFHFNKSFPSEEAASPEDVIVAESICKILRTFYRVIEVISTSSSPTANMYFNEIWKVRTVLQEEASSEHAEITVMVTEMQETFNEYWQNSYLWLCIPVILDPRFKFSFIEFRLKRAFGLQSASYLSDIRETLQELFNEYCSSVDQPNGCVPKSEAFDIDYSDSFEDWDQHLNEQASRQKSMELDNYLEDGLVPRKDDFDILNWWMCHTTKYPMLAAIVQDILVMPASAVQSAAAFTSSGPVIPKHHSMLNVKTIEALVCTRDWMR, encoded by the exons ATGCGACCCGTTAGTTTTTGGCGAATATTGCGGAGTGCTATGC TGTGTGCAGCTATGGAGCACCATATAATTCAGCAAGTCGGAGAGcatgaagaggaggaggaggatggcatGAGAGCAGAAGCGGCATTCGAGGGGGTGCACAGTCACAACACGTTCAGGTACAAGCACAAGAAGAGGTCCAAGGTGTGGGAGGAGTACAAGCCCGTCTTCTTGAACGGGAAGGTTCAGTTTGCAGAGTGCCTGTACTGCCGCAGCCGCATGAGCTGCAAGGACTCCAACGGAACGAGCCATCTCTGGCGGCACCAGAAGATCTGCCCGGCCAAGGAGGACGCGGCGTTTCGGCGGCTCAAGGATTCCTACTTCCCATGTG TTTTGGTGAATCAGAGTGAACCGGTTACACCAAGTGATCCAGTGAATCAGATTATTTCAGAGACACTGGACGACATAAACTCAGTAATTCCCAACAGATTCAAGTCCAAGGTGTGGAGAGAGTTTTCACCAATCTATGTCGAGGGTAAACTCCAGGCTGCAGACTGTGTGCATTGCCGCAAACGCCTCAGTGCAAATAAGTTTGGGGGAAGAAGCCATCTGAGTCGACATCTGCTGACCTGTCAGGCACGAAGGGGCTACAGTAATCAGAAGGGAACGCTTTACCCTTCTAGTGCTCCTAATTTGAAGTCCACTGGGCAAGATGAGCTCTCACCTGCCTTGGCAAATGGGAAGGTTCAGATAGCAGAACACTCCAGCAAACTCTTCAGGTCTAGTATCTCTGCTGACACTTCCCCTATTGTCCGGCCCATTCAAGTTGTGCCGGCACATCAACCTCTGCCATCACAAGATTTTCCAAGCCTGAAGAAACAGAGAACCTCACTTACGACCACAACTAGTGAAATGAGGAAGGTTGACCAAGGAACAGCTTATCAAGAGCTAGCCAGAATGATAGTTTCGCATGGTTATCCGTTATCAATTGTAGAGCATGAAGAAATGAGAAGATTTGTAAAGAACCTCAACCCTATGGTTCATGCAGATGCAGTCTCACACAATGATATGGAAGGACATTGCTGTGCTCTATTTCAGAAGGAAAAGGCAAAACTTATGGATCAATTGACTCTTTCCTCCCGGCGTGTCTCTCTGTCAGCAAGCATCTGGACTCCTGATGGAGCCGAACCAACAGTAAATTACCTTTGTTTGACAGCACATTTTATTGATAACAACTGGAAAGTTCACCGAATGATAATCAAGTTTGGCATGTTTCGGTCCTCACCTACTGATGTGGAAAGGATGATACATTATAAGGAGGCTTGTGTGCCAGAGTCTGAATGTGGAGCATATAATGTCGTATGGGATGCCATTAGAGATTGGAATCTTGATCATAAGCTTTTGAGCTTGACTTCTGTTGGTGAGGTTAGGAATGATGTAAGTTCCTCGAAGCTGAAGGAAACACTTGTAGAGAAAAAATGCCTTCCTATCAGAGGCAAGCTATATAATGTTGCTTGTGTGGATGATGTCCTTAACACTATTGTTTCCAAAGTGCAACAAAATATCATTCACCTTGTCGGTGACATGGTAACACAGTTTTTTGTTGCACATACATCTTCATTGTTGAATCAACAACAGCTTATGGAAGTCATTTCACAGATGAGTTTAAAGTGTCCACAAGAAGATGCTAAGTGGTGGCACAAACTTTATTTCCGGCTTgaagttttttttcatttcaaTAAGTCATTTCCTTCTGAAGAAGCAGCATCTCCAGAGGATGTCATAGTTGCTGAGTCTATTTGCAAGATTTTGAGGACGTTTTATCGTGTTATTGAAGTCATTTCTACCTCTAGTTCTCCGACAGCAAATATGTACTTCAATGAGATATGGAAAGTGAGAACAGTTTTGCAAGAAGAAGCATCAAGTGAGCACGCAGAAATCACTGTGATGGTTACAGAGATGCAGGAAACATTCAATGAGTACTGGCAAAATTCGTACTTGTGGTTATGCATACCTGTTATTCTAGACCCTAGATTCAAGTTCAGTTTCATTGAGTTCCGTCTGAAACGAGCTTTTGGATTACAGTCAGCAAGCTACTTATCTGACATACGCGAAACACTCCAGGAACTCTTCAATGAATACTGCAGTTCAGTGGATCAGCCGAATGGGTGTGTGCCAAAAAGCGAAGCTTTTGATATAGACTATAGTGACTCATTTGAAGATTGGGATCAGCACCTCAATGAGCAAGCGAGCAGGCAGAAATCCATGGAACTCGACAACTACCTCGAGGATGGTTTGGTTCCAAGGAAGGATGATTTTGATATCCTGAACTGGTGGATGTGTCACACCACAAAGTACCCAATGCTCGCAGCTATTGTGCAGGACATCCTGGTGATGCCAGCATCTGCTGTTCAATCGGCAGCAGCATTCACAAGCAGTGGACCAGTAATTCCAAAGCACCACAGCATGTTAAACGTCAAGACCATCGAGGCACTTGTTTGCACCCGAGATTGGATGAGATAA
- the LOC136493767 gene encoding zinc finger BED domain-containing protein RICESLEEPER 2-like isoform X2 has translation MEHHIIQQVGEHEEEEEDGMRAEAAFEGVHSHNTFRYKHKKRSKVWEEYKPVFLNGKVQFAECLYCRSRMSCKDSNGTSHLWRHQKICPAKEDAAFRRLKDSYFPCVLVNQSEPVTPSDPVNQIISETLDDINSVIPNRFKSKVWREFSPIYVEGKLQAADCVHCRKRLSANKFGGRSHLSRHLLTCQARRGYSNQKGTLYPSSAPNLKSTGQDELSPALANGKVQIAEHSSKLFRSSISADTSPIVRPIQVVPAHQPLPSQDFPSLKKQRTSLTTTTSEMRKVDQGTAYQELARMIVSHGYPLSIVEHEEMRRFVKNLNPMVHADAVSHNDMEGHCCALFQKEKAKLMDQLTLSSRRVSLSASIWTPDGAEPTVNYLCLTAHFIDNNWKVHRMIIKFGMFRSSPTDVERMIHYKEACVPESECGAYNVVWDAIRDWNLDHKLLSLTSVGEVRNDVSSSKLKETLVEKKCLPIRGKLYNVACVDDVLNTIVSKVQQNIIHLVGDMVTQFFVAHTSSLLNQQQLMEVISQMSLKCPQEDAKWWHKLYFRLEVFFHFNKSFPSEEAASPEDVIVAESICKILRTFYRVIEVISTSSSPTANMYFNEIWKVRTVLQEEASSEHAEITVMVTEMQETFNEYWQNSYLWLCIPVILDPRFKFSFIEFRLKRAFGLQSASYLSDIRETLQELFNEYCSSVDQPNGCVPKSEAFDIDYSDSFEDWDQHLNEQASRQKSMELDNYLEDGLVPRKDDFDILNWWMCHTTKYPMLAAIVQDILVMPASAVQSAAAFTSSGPVIPKHHSMLNVKTIEALVCTRDWMR, from the exons ATGGAGCACCATATAATTCAGCAAGTCGGAGAGcatgaagaggaggaggaggatggcatGAGAGCAGAAGCGGCATTCGAGGGGGTGCACAGTCACAACACGTTCAGGTACAAGCACAAGAAGAGGTCCAAGGTGTGGGAGGAGTACAAGCCCGTCTTCTTGAACGGGAAGGTTCAGTTTGCAGAGTGCCTGTACTGCCGCAGCCGCATGAGCTGCAAGGACTCCAACGGAACGAGCCATCTCTGGCGGCACCAGAAGATCTGCCCGGCCAAGGAGGACGCGGCGTTTCGGCGGCTCAAGGATTCCTACTTCCCATGTG TTTTGGTGAATCAGAGTGAACCGGTTACACCAAGTGATCCAGTGAATCAGATTATTTCAGAGACACTGGACGACATAAACTCAGTAATTCCCAACAGATTCAAGTCCAAGGTGTGGAGAGAGTTTTCACCAATCTATGTCGAGGGTAAACTCCAGGCTGCAGACTGTGTGCATTGCCGCAAACGCCTCAGTGCAAATAAGTTTGGGGGAAGAAGCCATCTGAGTCGACATCTGCTGACCTGTCAGGCACGAAGGGGCTACAGTAATCAGAAGGGAACGCTTTACCCTTCTAGTGCTCCTAATTTGAAGTCCACTGGGCAAGATGAGCTCTCACCTGCCTTGGCAAATGGGAAGGTTCAGATAGCAGAACACTCCAGCAAACTCTTCAGGTCTAGTATCTCTGCTGACACTTCCCCTATTGTCCGGCCCATTCAAGTTGTGCCGGCACATCAACCTCTGCCATCACAAGATTTTCCAAGCCTGAAGAAACAGAGAACCTCACTTACGACCACAACTAGTGAAATGAGGAAGGTTGACCAAGGAACAGCTTATCAAGAGCTAGCCAGAATGATAGTTTCGCATGGTTATCCGTTATCAATTGTAGAGCATGAAGAAATGAGAAGATTTGTAAAGAACCTCAACCCTATGGTTCATGCAGATGCAGTCTCACACAATGATATGGAAGGACATTGCTGTGCTCTATTTCAGAAGGAAAAGGCAAAACTTATGGATCAATTGACTCTTTCCTCCCGGCGTGTCTCTCTGTCAGCAAGCATCTGGACTCCTGATGGAGCCGAACCAACAGTAAATTACCTTTGTTTGACAGCACATTTTATTGATAACAACTGGAAAGTTCACCGAATGATAATCAAGTTTGGCATGTTTCGGTCCTCACCTACTGATGTGGAAAGGATGATACATTATAAGGAGGCTTGTGTGCCAGAGTCTGAATGTGGAGCATATAATGTCGTATGGGATGCCATTAGAGATTGGAATCTTGATCATAAGCTTTTGAGCTTGACTTCTGTTGGTGAGGTTAGGAATGATGTAAGTTCCTCGAAGCTGAAGGAAACACTTGTAGAGAAAAAATGCCTTCCTATCAGAGGCAAGCTATATAATGTTGCTTGTGTGGATGATGTCCTTAACACTATTGTTTCCAAAGTGCAACAAAATATCATTCACCTTGTCGGTGACATGGTAACACAGTTTTTTGTTGCACATACATCTTCATTGTTGAATCAACAACAGCTTATGGAAGTCATTTCACAGATGAGTTTAAAGTGTCCACAAGAAGATGCTAAGTGGTGGCACAAACTTTATTTCCGGCTTgaagttttttttcatttcaaTAAGTCATTTCCTTCTGAAGAAGCAGCATCTCCAGAGGATGTCATAGTTGCTGAGTCTATTTGCAAGATTTTGAGGACGTTTTATCGTGTTATTGAAGTCATTTCTACCTCTAGTTCTCCGACAGCAAATATGTACTTCAATGAGATATGGAAAGTGAGAACAGTTTTGCAAGAAGAAGCATCAAGTGAGCACGCAGAAATCACTGTGATGGTTACAGAGATGCAGGAAACATTCAATGAGTACTGGCAAAATTCGTACTTGTGGTTATGCATACCTGTTATTCTAGACCCTAGATTCAAGTTCAGTTTCATTGAGTTCCGTCTGAAACGAGCTTTTGGATTACAGTCAGCAAGCTACTTATCTGACATACGCGAAACACTCCAGGAACTCTTCAATGAATACTGCAGTTCAGTGGATCAGCCGAATGGGTGTGTGCCAAAAAGCGAAGCTTTTGATATAGACTATAGTGACTCATTTGAAGATTGGGATCAGCACCTCAATGAGCAAGCGAGCAGGCAGAAATCCATGGAACTCGACAACTACCTCGAGGATGGTTTGGTTCCAAGGAAGGATGATTTTGATATCCTGAACTGGTGGATGTGTCACACCACAAAGTACCCAATGCTCGCAGCTATTGTGCAGGACATCCTGGTGATGCCAGCATCTGCTGTTCAATCGGCAGCAGCATTCACAAGCAGTGGACCAGTAATTCCAAAGCACCACAGCATGTTAAACGTCAAGACCATCGAGGCACTTGTTTGCACCCGAGATTGGATGAGATAA
- the LOC136493768 gene encoding NDR1/HIN1-like protein 10 yields MPPEAASSTGNVTARIRRPLPAERPHVRRCTRLLCSAFLTVLLIAGVVLFVVYLAVRPHRPRFHVTAFSASGIAPSSPGGAGAGGPVALSGQLSIRNPNRDIAFFYDRFYLSVEYRGADVVKDQALTTAPLYQPPKTTSPLTFQGVAASVAGGDMARDAAEAGGRVELTVKVRSRIRARLAFWGNRHWHPLHVGCEVAVGLDGQLLAEYLQKRCSIDFL; encoded by the coding sequence ATGCCGCCGGAGGCCGCCTCGTCGACAGGCAACGTCACCGCCCGCATCCGGCGTCCGCTGCCGGCAGAGCGGCCGCACGTGAGGCGGTGCACCAGGCTGCTGTGCTCGGCGTTCCTCACCGTGCTCCTCATCGCCGGCGTCGTCCTCTTCGTCGTCTACCTCGCCGTCCGCCCGCACCGGCCGCGGTTCCACGTGACGGCCTTCTCCGCGTCGGGCATCGCCCCGTCGTCGccaggcggcgccggcgccggcggccccGTGGCGCTGTCAGGGCAGCTCTCCATCCGCAACCCGAACCGGGACATCGCCTTCTTCTATGACCGGTTCTACCTCTCGGTGGAGTACCGCGGCGCCGACGTGGTGAAGGACCAGGCCCTGACGACGGCGCCGCTGTACCAGCCGCCCAAGACGACGTCGCCCCTGACGTTCCAGGGCGTGGCGGCGTCGGTGGCCGGTGGGGACATGGCGCGGGACGCGGCGGAGGCCGGCGGCAGGGTGGAGCTGACGGTGAAGGTGCGGTCCAGGATCCGCGCGCGCCTGGCGTTCTGGGGCAACCGGCACTGGCACCCGCTCCACGTCGGCTGCGAGGTGGCCGTGGGACTCGACGGCCAGCTGCTGGCCGAGTACCTGCAGAAGCGCTGCAGCATAGACTTCCTCTAG